A window from Cydia pomonella isolate Wapato2018A chromosome 8, ilCydPomo1, whole genome shotgun sequence encodes these proteins:
- the LOC133520379 gene encoding V-type proton ATPase 116 kDa subunit a 1-like isoform X1, whose translation MGDMFRSEEMVLCQLFVQPEAAYVSMYELGEAGIAQFRDLNPHVNDFQRRYVTEVRRCSEMERKLRWVGSQLPEPPPPPKPGPRNLTPREINILEERIDYIESEIQEITRNAQNLKTDYLSLIELKLLIEKMQTFFQDHSAQRKISASVQIYNGEGVLAHLGFIAGVVATHRVHSFERMLWRISHGNIFFKQAHIEQPLRDPVTGHELQKTVFVVFFHGEQIKLRVKKVCHGFQATLYPCPATYKEQLDMLAGVATRIQDLDLVLQQTENHRRLVLQNIARDISTWMVAVRKEKAIYHTLNMFSMDIVKKCLIAECWVPRRDLGTLQKALDDGVRATGSLIPSIMHHVPTVEVPPTYNRTNKFTAGFQTLIDSYGIASYREVNPALYTIITFPFLFAVMFGDFGHGIIMTAFAATLVIMEKRFLKVKSDNEIWNIFFAGRYIILLMGIFSMYTGLIYNDMFSKSLNIFGSSWINLYDEETLNSSHAFNLEPAEAYVQVPYPFGLDPVWQFAENNIIFLNSFKMKLSIIFGVIHMAFGVTMSVVNFNFLRKQQMIYLQYIPQILFLLLLFWYLCILMFMKWTMYSAIAPDPAYNTHCAPSVLILFINMMLMTETVAKPPCKAYIFPGQGALQSTFIAIALLCVPVMLFGKPIYHIMAERKRRKYQQGVESGEATETDPHDGGMGEMLITQAIHTIEYVLGTVSHTASYLRLWALSLAHAQLSAVLWQRVLVNGLGSFPVRGFVMYFVFAIWAFFTLAILVLMEGLSAFLHTLRLHWVEFMSKFYEGQGYPFMPFSFSAILETEDDEMGQAAAAPPDSPAAAGR comes from the exons ATGGGGGACATGTTCAGGAGCGAAGAGATGGTGCTATGCCAGCTCTTCGTGCAGCCCGAGGCTGCATACGTCTCCATGTATGAGCTAGGGGAGGCCGGGATCGCGCAGTTTAGAGAC CTGAACCCCCACGTAAATGACTTCCAACGTCGCTACGTCACAGAAGTACGGCGTTGCAGTGAAATGGAACGGAAGCTGCGATGGGTCGGCTCTCAGCTACCAGAACCCCCTCCACCACCTAAACCTGGGCCTAGGAACTTGACTCCAAGGGAAATTAACATACTTGAG GAAAGAATCGACTACATCGAATCAGAAATCCAAGAGATCACCCGCAACGCCCAAAACCTAAAAACCGACTACCTCTCCCTCATCGAGCTGAAACTCCTCATCGAGAAGATGCAAACCTTCTTTCAAGACCACAGTGCCCAGAGGAAGATATCAGCTTCAGTCCAGATATATAATGGAGAGGGTGTGTTGGCCCATCTTGGGTTTATAGCGGGAGTAGTCGCGACGCACAGAGTGCACTCGTTTGAGAGGATGTTATGGAGGATCTCGCAtggaaatattttctttaagcAAGCACATATTGAGCAGCCGCTTAGGGACCCAGTAACG GGTCACGAGCTCCAAAAGACAGTGTTTGTGGTGTTCTTCCACGGCGAACAGATCAAGCTCCGAGTGAAGAAAGTCTGCCACGGCTTCCAAGCGACGCTCTACCCTTGCCCTGCCACGTATAAGGAGCAACTGGATATGCTGGCTGGAGTAGCCACTAGGATACAAGATCTAGACTTG GTGCTACAACAAACAGAAAACCACCGTCGCCTGGTCCTCCAGAATATCGCTCGGGACATCAGTACATGGATGGTAGCAGTTCGCAAGGAGAAGGCCATCTATCATACGCTCAACATGTTCAGTATGGATATCGTCAAGAAATGCCTCATAGCGGAGTGTTGGGTTCCAAGGAGAGATCTTGGTACGCTGCAGAAAGCCTTAGATGATGGTGTG AGAGCTACGGGCAGCCTTATCCCCTCAATCATGCACCACGTACCCACAGTAGAGGTCCCGCCCACTTATAACCGCACCAATAAGTTCACTGCCGGCTTCCAGACCCTCATTGATTCCTATGGAATTGCGAGCTACAGGGAAGTCAACCCAG CTCTATACACGATCATAACATTCCCTTTTCTCTTCGCCGTGATGTTCGGCGACTTCGGCCACGGCATCATCATGACCGCCTTTGCAGCCACCCTCGTCATCATGGAAAAGCGCTTCCTCAAAGTCAAGAGCGACAACGAAATCTGGAACATCTTCTTTGCTGGCCGCTACATTATCCTCTTAATGGGGATATTCTCCATGTACACTGGTTTAATATACAACGATATGTTCTCGAAAAGTTTGAATATTTTTGGGAGTAGTTGGATAAATTTGTATGATGAAGAGACCCTGAATTCATCTCATGCGTTTAATTTGGAGCCGGCGGAAGCGTATGTGCAAGTGCCGTATCCATTTGGATTGGATCCAGTGTGGCAA TTTGCAGAGAATAACATAATATTCCTAAACTCATTCAAGATGAAACTATCAATCATATTTGGAGTGATACATATGGCGTTCGGTGTAACAATGAGTGTGGTAAACTTCAA CTTCCTGAGAAAGCAGCAGATGATATACTTGCAGTACATACCGCAGATACTGTTTTTGTTGCTGCTGTTCTGGTATCTTTGTATACTGATGTTCATGAAGTGGACGATGTATTCGGCAATTGCGCCAG ACCCCGCCTACAACACGCACTGCGCGCCCTCAGTCCTCATCCTCTTCATCAACATGATGCTCATGACGGAGACAGTGGCCAAGCCGCCATGTAAAGCGTACATATTCCCCGGGCAGGGCGCGCTGCAGTCCACGTTCATTGCTATTGCTCTGCTGTGTGTACCCGTCATGTTGTTCGGGAAGCCGATCTACCATATCATGGCGGAGAGGAAACGAAGG AAATATCAGCAAGGCGTGGAAAGCGGAGAAGCTACAGAGACGGACCCCCATGACGGAGGCATGGGCGAGATGCTGATCACGCAGGCCATACACACCATCGAGTACGTGCTGGGCACCGTGTCCCACACGGCCTCGTACCTGCGGTTGTGGGCGCTCTCACTCGCGCATGCAC agcTCTCAGCAGTCTTGTGGCAGCGAGTGCTAGTAAACGGGCTGGGAAGCTTCCCCGTGAGGGGCTTCGTCATGTACTTCGTGTTTGCCATTTGGGCGTTCTTCACGCTCGCCATCCTAGTGCTCATGGAGGGGCTTTCGGCGTTTCTGCACACACTGCGGTTGCATTG GGTGGAGTTCATGAGTAAGTTCTACGAAGGGCAGGGCTACCCATTCATGCCGTTCTCTTTCTCCGCCATCTTGGAGACCGAGGACGACGAGATGGGGCaggcggccgccgcgccgcccgactcccccgccgccgccggccgctAG
- the LOC133520379 gene encoding V-type proton ATPase 116 kDa subunit a 1-like isoform X2, with the protein MPALRAARGRIRRVRARGGGIAQFRDLNPHVNDFQRRYVTEVRRCSEMERKLRWVGSQLPEPPPPPKPGPRNLTPREINILEERIDYIESEIQEITRNAQNLKTDYLSLIELKLLIEKMQTFFQDHSAQRKISASVQIYNGEGVLAHLGFIAGVVATHRVHSFERMLWRISHGNIFFKQAHIEQPLRDPVTGHELQKTVFVVFFHGEQIKLRVKKVCHGFQATLYPCPATYKEQLDMLAGVATRIQDLDLVLQQTENHRRLVLQNIARDISTWMVAVRKEKAIYHTLNMFSMDIVKKCLIAECWVPRRDLGTLQKALDDGVRATGSLIPSIMHHVPTVEVPPTYNRTNKFTAGFQTLIDSYGIASYREVNPALYTIITFPFLFAVMFGDFGHGIIMTAFAATLVIMEKRFLKVKSDNEIWNIFFAGRYIILLMGIFSMYTGLIYNDMFSKSLNIFGSSWINLYDEETLNSSHAFNLEPAEAYVQVPYPFGLDPVWQFAENNIIFLNSFKMKLSIIFGVIHMAFGVTMSVVNFNFLRKQQMIYLQYIPQILFLLLLFWYLCILMFMKWTMYSAIAPDPAYNTHCAPSVLILFINMMLMTETVAKPPCKAYIFPGQGALQSTFIAIALLCVPVMLFGKPIYHIMAERKRRKYQQGVESGEATETDPHDGGMGEMLITQAIHTIEYVLGTVSHTASYLRLWALSLAHAQLSAVLWQRVLVNGLGSFPVRGFVMYFVFAIWAFFTLAILVLMEGLSAFLHTLRLHWVEFMSKFYEGQGYPFMPFSFSAILETEDDEMGQAAAAPPDSPAAAGR; encoded by the exons ATGCCAGCTCTTCGTGCAGCCCGAGGCCGCATACGCCGTGTACGAGCTAGGGGAGGCGGGATCGCGCAGTTTAGAGAC CTGAACCCCCACGTAAATGACTTCCAACGTCGCTACGTCACAGAAGTACGGCGTTGCAGTGAAATGGAACGGAAGCTGCGATGGGTCGGCTCTCAGCTACCAGAACCCCCTCCACCACCTAAACCTGGGCCTAGGAACTTGACTCCAAGGGAAATTAACATACTTGAG GAAAGAATCGACTACATCGAATCAGAAATCCAAGAGATCACCCGCAACGCCCAAAACCTAAAAACCGACTACCTCTCCCTCATCGAGCTGAAACTCCTCATCGAGAAGATGCAAACCTTCTTTCAAGACCACAGTGCCCAGAGGAAGATATCAGCTTCAGTCCAGATATATAATGGAGAGGGTGTGTTGGCCCATCTTGGGTTTATAGCGGGAGTAGTCGCGACGCACAGAGTGCACTCGTTTGAGAGGATGTTATGGAGGATCTCGCAtggaaatattttctttaagcAAGCACATATTGAGCAGCCGCTTAGGGACCCAGTAACG GGTCACGAGCTCCAAAAGACAGTGTTTGTGGTGTTCTTCCACGGCGAACAGATCAAGCTCCGAGTGAAGAAAGTCTGCCACGGCTTCCAAGCGACGCTCTACCCTTGCCCTGCCACGTATAAGGAGCAACTGGATATGCTGGCTGGAGTAGCCACTAGGATACAAGATCTAGACTTG GTGCTACAACAAACAGAAAACCACCGTCGCCTGGTCCTCCAGAATATCGCTCGGGACATCAGTACATGGATGGTAGCAGTTCGCAAGGAGAAGGCCATCTATCATACGCTCAACATGTTCAGTATGGATATCGTCAAGAAATGCCTCATAGCGGAGTGTTGGGTTCCAAGGAGAGATCTTGGTACGCTGCAGAAAGCCTTAGATGATGGTGTG AGAGCTACGGGCAGCCTTATCCCCTCAATCATGCACCACGTACCCACAGTAGAGGTCCCGCCCACTTATAACCGCACCAATAAGTTCACTGCCGGCTTCCAGACCCTCATTGATTCCTATGGAATTGCGAGCTACAGGGAAGTCAACCCAG CTCTATACACGATCATAACATTCCCTTTTCTCTTCGCCGTGATGTTCGGCGACTTCGGCCACGGCATCATCATGACCGCCTTTGCAGCCACCCTCGTCATCATGGAAAAGCGCTTCCTCAAAGTCAAGAGCGACAACGAAATCTGGAACATCTTCTTTGCTGGCCGCTACATTATCCTCTTAATGGGGATATTCTCCATGTACACTGGTTTAATATACAACGATATGTTCTCGAAAAGTTTGAATATTTTTGGGAGTAGTTGGATAAATTTGTATGATGAAGAGACCCTGAATTCATCTCATGCGTTTAATTTGGAGCCGGCGGAAGCGTATGTGCAAGTGCCGTATCCATTTGGATTGGATCCAGTGTGGCAA TTTGCAGAGAATAACATAATATTCCTAAACTCATTCAAGATGAAACTATCAATCATATTTGGAGTGATACATATGGCGTTCGGTGTAACAATGAGTGTGGTAAACTTCAA CTTCCTGAGAAAGCAGCAGATGATATACTTGCAGTACATACCGCAGATACTGTTTTTGTTGCTGCTGTTCTGGTATCTTTGTATACTGATGTTCATGAAGTGGACGATGTATTCGGCAATTGCGCCAG ACCCCGCCTACAACACGCACTGCGCGCCCTCAGTCCTCATCCTCTTCATCAACATGATGCTCATGACGGAGACAGTGGCCAAGCCGCCATGTAAAGCGTACATATTCCCCGGGCAGGGCGCGCTGCAGTCCACGTTCATTGCTATTGCTCTGCTGTGTGTACCCGTCATGTTGTTCGGGAAGCCGATCTACCATATCATGGCGGAGAGGAAACGAAGG AAATATCAGCAAGGCGTGGAAAGCGGAGAAGCTACAGAGACGGACCCCCATGACGGAGGCATGGGCGAGATGCTGATCACGCAGGCCATACACACCATCGAGTACGTGCTGGGCACCGTGTCCCACACGGCCTCGTACCTGCGGTTGTGGGCGCTCTCACTCGCGCATGCAC agcTCTCAGCAGTCTTGTGGCAGCGAGTGCTAGTAAACGGGCTGGGAAGCTTCCCCGTGAGGGGCTTCGTCATGTACTTCGTGTTTGCCATTTGGGCGTTCTTCACGCTCGCCATCCTAGTGCTCATGGAGGGGCTTTCGGCGTTTCTGCACACACTGCGGTTGCATTG GGTGGAGTTCATGAGTAAGTTCTACGAAGGGCAGGGCTACCCATTCATGCCGTTCTCTTTCTCCGCCATCTTGGAGACCGAGGACGACGAGATGGGGCaggcggccgccgcgccgcccgactcccccgccgccgccggccgctAG
- the LOC133520379 gene encoding V-type proton ATPase 116 kDa subunit a 1-like isoform X3 — translation MERKLRWVGSQLPEPPPPPKPGPRNLTPREINILEERIDYIESEIQEITRNAQNLKTDYLSLIELKLLIEKMQTFFQDHSAQRKISASVQIYNGEGVLAHLGFIAGVVATHRVHSFERMLWRISHGNIFFKQAHIEQPLRDPVTGHELQKTVFVVFFHGEQIKLRVKKVCHGFQATLYPCPATYKEQLDMLAGVATRIQDLDLVLQQTENHRRLVLQNIARDISTWMVAVRKEKAIYHTLNMFSMDIVKKCLIAECWVPRRDLGTLQKALDDGVRATGSLIPSIMHHVPTVEVPPTYNRTNKFTAGFQTLIDSYGIASYREVNPALYTIITFPFLFAVMFGDFGHGIIMTAFAATLVIMEKRFLKVKSDNEIWNIFFAGRYIILLMGIFSMYTGLIYNDMFSKSLNIFGSSWINLYDEETLNSSHAFNLEPAEAYVQVPYPFGLDPVWQFAENNIIFLNSFKMKLSIIFGVIHMAFGVTMSVVNFNFLRKQQMIYLQYIPQILFLLLLFWYLCILMFMKWTMYSAIAPDPAYNTHCAPSVLILFINMMLMTETVAKPPCKAYIFPGQGALQSTFIAIALLCVPVMLFGKPIYHIMAERKRRKYQQGVESGEATETDPHDGGMGEMLITQAIHTIEYVLGTVSHTASYLRLWALSLAHAQLSAVLWQRVLVNGLGSFPVRGFVMYFVFAIWAFFTLAILVLMEGLSAFLHTLRLHWVEFMSKFYEGQGYPFMPFSFSAILETEDDEMGQAAAAPPDSPAAAGR, via the exons ATGGAACGGAAGCTGCGATGGGTCGGCTCTCAGCTACCAGAACCCCCTCCACCACCTAAACCTGGGCCTAGGAACTTGACTCCAAGGGAAATTAACATACTTGAG GAAAGAATCGACTACATCGAATCAGAAATCCAAGAGATCACCCGCAACGCCCAAAACCTAAAAACCGACTACCTCTCCCTCATCGAGCTGAAACTCCTCATCGAGAAGATGCAAACCTTCTTTCAAGACCACAGTGCCCAGAGGAAGATATCAGCTTCAGTCCAGATATATAATGGAGAGGGTGTGTTGGCCCATCTTGGGTTTATAGCGGGAGTAGTCGCGACGCACAGAGTGCACTCGTTTGAGAGGATGTTATGGAGGATCTCGCAtggaaatattttctttaagcAAGCACATATTGAGCAGCCGCTTAGGGACCCAGTAACG GGTCACGAGCTCCAAAAGACAGTGTTTGTGGTGTTCTTCCACGGCGAACAGATCAAGCTCCGAGTGAAGAAAGTCTGCCACGGCTTCCAAGCGACGCTCTACCCTTGCCCTGCCACGTATAAGGAGCAACTGGATATGCTGGCTGGAGTAGCCACTAGGATACAAGATCTAGACTTG GTGCTACAACAAACAGAAAACCACCGTCGCCTGGTCCTCCAGAATATCGCTCGGGACATCAGTACATGGATGGTAGCAGTTCGCAAGGAGAAGGCCATCTATCATACGCTCAACATGTTCAGTATGGATATCGTCAAGAAATGCCTCATAGCGGAGTGTTGGGTTCCAAGGAGAGATCTTGGTACGCTGCAGAAAGCCTTAGATGATGGTGTG AGAGCTACGGGCAGCCTTATCCCCTCAATCATGCACCACGTACCCACAGTAGAGGTCCCGCCCACTTATAACCGCACCAATAAGTTCACTGCCGGCTTCCAGACCCTCATTGATTCCTATGGAATTGCGAGCTACAGGGAAGTCAACCCAG CTCTATACACGATCATAACATTCCCTTTTCTCTTCGCCGTGATGTTCGGCGACTTCGGCCACGGCATCATCATGACCGCCTTTGCAGCCACCCTCGTCATCATGGAAAAGCGCTTCCTCAAAGTCAAGAGCGACAACGAAATCTGGAACATCTTCTTTGCTGGCCGCTACATTATCCTCTTAATGGGGATATTCTCCATGTACACTGGTTTAATATACAACGATATGTTCTCGAAAAGTTTGAATATTTTTGGGAGTAGTTGGATAAATTTGTATGATGAAGAGACCCTGAATTCATCTCATGCGTTTAATTTGGAGCCGGCGGAAGCGTATGTGCAAGTGCCGTATCCATTTGGATTGGATCCAGTGTGGCAA TTTGCAGAGAATAACATAATATTCCTAAACTCATTCAAGATGAAACTATCAATCATATTTGGAGTGATACATATGGCGTTCGGTGTAACAATGAGTGTGGTAAACTTCAA CTTCCTGAGAAAGCAGCAGATGATATACTTGCAGTACATACCGCAGATACTGTTTTTGTTGCTGCTGTTCTGGTATCTTTGTATACTGATGTTCATGAAGTGGACGATGTATTCGGCAATTGCGCCAG ACCCCGCCTACAACACGCACTGCGCGCCCTCAGTCCTCATCCTCTTCATCAACATGATGCTCATGACGGAGACAGTGGCCAAGCCGCCATGTAAAGCGTACATATTCCCCGGGCAGGGCGCGCTGCAGTCCACGTTCATTGCTATTGCTCTGCTGTGTGTACCCGTCATGTTGTTCGGGAAGCCGATCTACCATATCATGGCGGAGAGGAAACGAAGG AAATATCAGCAAGGCGTGGAAAGCGGAGAAGCTACAGAGACGGACCCCCATGACGGAGGCATGGGCGAGATGCTGATCACGCAGGCCATACACACCATCGAGTACGTGCTGGGCACCGTGTCCCACACGGCCTCGTACCTGCGGTTGTGGGCGCTCTCACTCGCGCATGCAC agcTCTCAGCAGTCTTGTGGCAGCGAGTGCTAGTAAACGGGCTGGGAAGCTTCCCCGTGAGGGGCTTCGTCATGTACTTCGTGTTTGCCATTTGGGCGTTCTTCACGCTCGCCATCCTAGTGCTCATGGAGGGGCTTTCGGCGTTTCTGCACACACTGCGGTTGCATTG GGTGGAGTTCATGAGTAAGTTCTACGAAGGGCAGGGCTACCCATTCATGCCGTTCTCTTTCTCCGCCATCTTGGAGACCGAGGACGACGAGATGGGGCaggcggccgccgcgccgcccgactcccccgccgccgccggccgctAG